Within Paenibacillus sabinae T27, the genomic segment AGTCGCCGTAACCGGGAGGAAGGCCCTTCCACCTGACCACGCTTCCTATGTAGGGCAAAATAAAAATCAAGCTGAAAGTAACAATAAGTATAAGCTTTTTTTGCCAATTTTTCATCCATCTCAACCTTCCTAATTTTTAACGGATACATTAGAGCTTTTATTCTCTATAACGGTATAAGCGGGAATGCTGTGAATAGCTAAAGCCCCAAATTTACGATTCCTGCAAGCCCTGTTGACATTTATCGGCTGTTTCTTGAATTGCCCCCTATCGCCCTATTTCCTGCAGCATGTGAATCCAAAGAGTATCGCCTAATATTTTAAAGTTGTTATGTAAATTCCCTTAGATTTTATTGTTTTTTTCAAAAATATTTACGATAGTTAATCTTTATTCTAGAATTTCTTTCAAAGAGCATTTGTGCAGCAATGCCGGAGAACATGAGGAGATGAGGATAACGATGGATGAAATCGACCGCAGCATTCTGAAAGCACTGAATGAGAACAGCCGGATGACCATCTCGGACATCAGTAAAAAAGTGAAGCTGTCCATTCCAGCGGTGACGGAGAGAATCCGCAAAATGGACGAATCCGGAACAATTGAGGGATATACCGTCAAAATTAACCGGGCCAAGGCCGGCTACAAGCTGCTGGCGTTCGTGCTGGTCGTCATCGACCGGACGGAGCAAATTCCCGCCTTTCGCGCTTTCATTGCCGGGTGCGGCGAGGTTCTGGAGTGCCACCATCTTGCCGGTGAATATGATTACTTGCTCAAGGTGCTCGTGGAAGACACCGGGGAGCTGGAGAAATTCCTGTCCCACACACTGAAAAGCGTGCCGGGCGTGATCCGAAGCAATACCATGATTTCCCTGTCTTCGCTCAAAGAGAAGTGGAACCGTTGAACGGGAGGCGCGCATGATATTACGTGGATTAAAATGGGGGCTCTTGCTTCAGCTGGCCGTGGGCCCGGTCTGTCTGTTTATTTTCCGCGCCGCTTCGCTGCAGGGCTTCGGCGCCGCCTTTGCTGGAGTCATCGCCGTATCGCTGGCCGACGGGCTCTATATTCTCGCCGCGCTGCGGGGCGCCCGCATGCTTGGCGCCGGCCGGAGGCCCGGCGGCGCTTTATATCTTATCGGCGCAGGCACGCTCCTTCTGTTCGGCCTGAACATGATCGCCGGAATGTTCGACCTTAGCCTGCTCCCTTCCATCCCGCTTTCGCAAGGCACCGGCGGAGACAGCCTGTTCATTCGCGCCTTTCTGCTGACCGCGTCCAATCCGCTGACGCTGCTCTTCTGGACCGGAGTCTTCTCAGCCAAAATGATCGAGCTGAGGCTTGGCGGGGGCGAGCTTCTTCAGTTCGGCACGGGCTGTCTGCTGGCGACCGTTCTGTTCCTGACAGGGGTTGCGCTTCTCGGGCATTTGGCCCATGCTTTCGTCACGCCCCTCGCCGCGAAATGGCTGAACTTCATGACCGGTATCCTGTTCCTGTACTACGCCTTCCGCCTGATCGTGAAATGGATCGTCAAGCCCGCGGAGCCCACAGCATGATGGACACTCCGGCCAGGCAGACCGCGGCCCCGATCCAATCGTAAAGGTCCGGCGTTTTTTTGTCGACAAGCCATCCCCACAGCACAGCCAGCACGATAAAGACTCCGCCGTATGCCGCATATACGCGTCCAAAGCCCGGGAAACGCTGAAAGGTCGGGATAATTCCGTAAACGACAAGGATCAGCGCTCCGGCGATCCCGGTCCAAAGCGGCTTCGATTCCCGCAGCCACAGCCACACCAGGTAACCTCCCCCGATTTCCGCCAGTCCCGCCAAAATAAACAATAGAATGGATATGGCCATTGCCTTGCCTCCTGCTGCCGGATAGCCGATCAAGCAGTGTACATTTTCTATCCGGGTTATGTAGTTTCATTAAGATATTTATTTGCTTATTTCGCGTTTTTTTCTGAAAATCCTCTATAATGTCACATTTCAGCGGTTTTTAGCGTTAAACTATCGCAGAAAGTGTCATTCGACATAAAACATTTGGTTGAAGCTTGAACCGGCTTTTGACATAATGAGTGAAATAGACAGTTTATGACGCCCGGCAAGGGCGGTCAGTGAAGAAGACAAGGGGGAAACATCGTTGAAAGGAATCATTACTGTACTCGGTAAAGACAAGGTCGGCATTATCGCTAAGGTATGCTCATATCTGGCGGAACGCAATGTGAACATTCTGGACATTTCGCAAACCATCGTCCAGGATTACTTCAATATGATGATGATTGTCGATATTTCCAAAGCGGAGAAATCCATTGAAATTCTGGTAGAGGAACTTCAGCATATCGGTGAGGAAATCGGCGTGGAAATCAAGCTGCAGCATGAGGATATTTTCAATATCATGCACCGGATCTAGAGCTTAGAGCCGATACATTCAGACTTATCGAAGATAAACGCAAGCGGGAGGGTTACCATGATTTCATTGGTGGAAGTACAAGAAACGAATAAAATGATCCGCGAGATGAACCTGGACGTGCGGACCATTACCATGGGCATCAGCCTGATGGATTGCGCGCATACGGATTTGAAAGTGTTTAACCAGAATATCTATGACAAGATCACCAAATCCGCAGAGAAGCTGGTGAAGACCGGTGAAGATCTGGAGAAACAGTTCGGCGTGCCGATCGTCAACAAACGGATTTCGGTTACGCCCATCTCCATTGCGGCAGGTTCCCTGAATACGGACAGCTATGTTCCGGTTGCTGAAGCTTTGGACAGAGCGGCTAAGGAAGTTGGAGTCAACTTCATCGGCGGATTCTCCGCGCTTGTGCAGAAGGGTTGCACGACGGGCGACCGCAAGCTGATCGAGAGCATTCCCGAGGCGCTTGCCGTGACGGAAAGAGTCTGCTCCTCCGTCAACGTTGGCTCGTCCCGCAGCGGTATCAACATGGACGCCGTCAAGCTGATGGGTGACATTATCCGCCAGACTGCTGAGCGTACGGCCGACCGCGACTCCATCGGATGCGCGAAGCTGGTTGTCTTCTGCAACGCCGTGGAGGACAACCCTTTCATGGCGGGCGCTTTCCACGGTGTAGGCGAACGCGAGTGCGTCATTAACGTGGGCGTCAGCGGCCCGGGCGTCGTCAAACGGGCCCTGGAAGAAGTAAAGGGCCGGGACTTCGAAACGCTGTGCGAGACGATCAAGCGGACTGCCTTCAAGGTAACCCGTGTCGGACAGCTTGTTGCGCAGGAAGCATCGAAGCGTCTTGGCGTTCCGTTCGGCATTATCGACCTGTCGCTGGCGCCGACGCCGCTGATCGGGGATTCCATCGCGGAAATCTTCCAGGTAATGGGCCTGGAAGAAGCGGGAGCGCCCGGAACGACGGCGGCGCTCGCCATCCTTAACGACAACGTCAAGAAAGGCGGCGTCATGGCTTCTTCCTATGTGGGCGGACTTAGCGGCGCGTTCATTCCCGTCAGTGAAGACCACGGCATGATCCAGGCCGTGCAGCGCGGTGCGCTGACGCTGGAGAAGCTCGAAGCAATGACCTGCGTCTGCTCGGTTGGACTTGATATGATCGCTATTCCGGGCGACACGTCCAAGGAGACGATCTCCGGCATCATCGCCGACGAAGCCGCTATCGGCATGGTCAATAACAAGACGACGGCCGTACGCCTCATTCCCGTGATCGGCAAGGGAGTCGGCGAGATGGTCGAGTTCGGCGGACTGCTCGGCTATGCTCCGGTTATGCCCGTCAACTCATTCAACTGCGCCGGCTTTATCGACCGGGGCGGCCGGATTCCGGCACCGATCCACAGCTTCAAGAACTAAAGCCGGACCGGGCTTGCGGTCCGGCGATGCACGGCCTTCCGGCTTGAACGCCGAGCCGGAAAGCCACAAAGCCTCCGTTCTCTCGCAAATTGCTGCGAGAGAACGGAGGCTTTTTCGATTGAGCGGGCTGCCGTAGATGACCCACTCCTTGATGTCAATTGCCGAGTTCCGGCGGATAAGCGCCCAGCTTATAGATTCTTGTATTTGGACAATAAGAATTGCTTCAAGAGCCCACTCGTCCGGCGGACTCTCCCTCTAGCACGGCTCTTTCGGGCTCATCCTCTGCCCTCTTCCGGTCTTCGCCGTCTCACTTCGACGCGGACCCGTTTCGTCCGGACGAACCGCCAGCCTGTCAGCACAGCCGCTGCCAGACAGATCGAAGCCGAGGTGATGAACACGACATGCATCCCCGCCAGGAAAATGTCAGGACGTCCCTTGACCAGCCCCGTCACGCGGTGGCCGGCCAAGCCGCTCATCACATGAAACAGCGTGGTGGTCGCTATCGTAATGCCGACAACCATGCCGATATTGCGCACCAGCGAATTCACGCTGCCCGCCGAACCCAGTTGGGTGCGAGGCACCGTCGACATGACCAGCGAATTGTTCGGTGACTGGAACATCCCGCTGCCGATACCGAGCATCGCGATCCACACGCCAACAAGCGCGACAGGGCTTCCGTCATGAAGCCGGGCCAGCCCGAACTGGGCGATGACCATAATAATCAGGCCGGCGAAGGTCAGCAGCTCCGATCCGATTTTGTCGGATAAGGCGCC encodes:
- a CDS encoding YnfA family protein, which encodes MAISILLFILAGLAEIGGGYLVWLWLRESKPLWTGIAGALILVVYGIIPTFQRFPGFGRVYAAYGGVFIVLAVLWGWLVDKKTPDLYDWIGAAVCLAGVSIMLWAPRA
- a CDS encoding ACT domain-containing protein; protein product: MKGIITVLGKDKVGIIAKVCSYLAERNVNILDISQTIVQDYFNMMMIVDISKAEKSIEILVEELQHIGEEIGVEIKLQHEDIFNIMHRI
- a CDS encoding LysE family translocator, with product MILRGLKWGLLLQLAVGPVCLFIFRAASLQGFGAAFAGVIAVSLADGLYILAALRGARMLGAGRRPGGALYLIGAGTLLLFGLNMIAGMFDLSLLPSIPLSQGTGGDSLFIRAFLLTASNPLTLLFWTGVFSAKMIELRLGGGELLQFGTGCLLATVLFLTGVALLGHLAHAFVTPLAAKWLNFMTGILFLYYAFRLIVKWIVKPAEPTA
- a CDS encoding Lrp/AsnC family transcriptional regulator, translating into MDEIDRSILKALNENSRMTISDISKKVKLSIPAVTERIRKMDESGTIEGYTVKINRAKAGYKLLAFVLVVIDRTEQIPAFRAFIAGCGEVLECHHLAGEYDYLLKVLVEDTGELEKFLSHTLKSVPGVIRSNTMISLSSLKEKWNR
- a CDS encoding PFL family protein; translated protein: MISLVEVQETNKMIREMNLDVRTITMGISLMDCAHTDLKVFNQNIYDKITKSAEKLVKTGEDLEKQFGVPIVNKRISVTPISIAAGSLNTDSYVPVAEALDRAAKEVGVNFIGGFSALVQKGCTTGDRKLIESIPEALAVTERVCSSVNVGSSRSGINMDAVKLMGDIIRQTAERTADRDSIGCAKLVVFCNAVEDNPFMAGAFHGVGERECVINVGVSGPGVVKRALEEVKGRDFETLCETIKRTAFKVTRVGQLVAQEASKRLGVPFGIIDLSLAPTPLIGDSIAEIFQVMGLEEAGAPGTTAALAILNDNVKKGGVMASSYVGGLSGAFIPVSEDHGMIQAVQRGALTLEKLEAMTCVCSVGLDMIAIPGDTSKETISGIIADEAAIGMVNNKTTAVRLIPVIGKGVGEMVEFGGLLGYAPVMPVNSFNCAGFIDRGGRIPAPIHSFKN